In Flavobacterium sp. 83, the genomic window CCTGTTTTTGGGCAAATGTATTATGCGGGATTGCGATTCAAAATAAAATAAACTCAGAATGAAAATAATAATCAAAATAGAAAAAGTGAAAATGAAAAATATAATTGTAATAATAATGGTTATTTTTCTTGGATTTGCAGCTCAGGCACAAGAGAAAAAGAATAAAAATGCTAAATATGTAACTGAAGTAAACGGGAATTGTGAGCAATGTCAAAAACGGATTCAAAAAGCGGCATTTTCAGTTTCAGGAGTTAAATCAGCAATTTGGAGTATCGAAACCCATCAGTTAAGTTTGGTATTAAATGAAGAGAAATGTACTCCATTGGATGTAAAAAAAGCGATTGCCAAAGTTGGTCATGATACTGATCAAGTGAAAGCGTCAAATGAAGATTATCAAAATCTTCATACTTGTTGCCTGTATGAACGTAGATAATTTTCATTTCTAAAATGAAACTTTGTTTTTTAATTTTGATGTAAACAATAAGATTTAAATACGTTTGTGATTATGTTTATGAAGCCTGCTTAATGCTTTTATGCGTTAATTAATCTTTAAAGTATAGCAATAAATTGTGGTTAAGCTAAATTATTCTTACTTTCACGACCAATAAATTTAATTACAAATCGTTTTTATGAATAATTTTGATTGGACACAATTACTTAATCCGGAATTTTATATTACCCTTCAAATAGGAGGAGTTCAAATAGGTTTGTATATTGTTTTATTTATAATTTTTGCTGAAACTGGTCTTTTTGCAGGTTTTTTTCTTCCTGGAGACAGTTTGCTTTTTCTTGCTGGGATCTACAGTAAAGATTTGGTACAAAATATGATTGCAATAGAAAGTGATTTTATTAATGTCACTATATTGTCTTTATTAGTTGCAGCTGCAGGAATTGTAGGGAATATGGTTGGCTATTGGTTTGGGGCAAAAAGTGGGTATTATTTATTTAAGAAAGAAGATACTTTTTGGTT contains:
- a CDS encoding DedA family protein, encoding MNNFDWTQLLNPEFYITLQIGGVQIGLYIVLFIIFAETGLFAGFFLPGDSLLFLAGIYSKDLVQNMIAIESDFINVTILSLLVAAAGIVGNMVGYWFGAKSGYYLFKKEDTFWFKKKYLLQSKDFFEKYGGKAIIFARFLPIFRTFAPIVAGIVSMDKSKFMFFNVISSFLWSFILIFSGHYLYGIFLDKFGIDLKEHIEYIIIIIVFITTVPVLFKLLKKRVHIK
- a CDS encoding heavy-metal-associated domain-containing protein, encoding MKNIIVIIMVIFLGFAAQAQEKKNKNAKYVTEVNGNCEQCQKRIQKAAFSVSGVKSAIWSIETHQLSLVLNEEKCTPLDVKKAIAKVGHDTDQVKASNEDYQNLHTCCLYERR